In a genomic window of Nocardia fluminea:
- a CDS encoding anti-sigma-D factor RsdA, producing the protein MARDGERGLGDRKAWQRGSHDSGPYAAEDAGDSGPVDIAAVRSDDALIDAIASDGPVRTDSPEEFQLASLLADWRADLLAEPMPAGPDLDTVFAAVNQEIGARQVRVGASSRGRLRLVRPIFGAAAALSLVFGGITAFAYSAAPGDPLWRVKEVVFSEQAQSTVVQYADEDLLAAQNLLTSGNPEQAKARLEQASANAGQVDDPAKREDLIARWNLLRDQLVKMAPEIGAQLPPTTTTAPVKPSSPTQVPPATNPGTTAPVAPTAPGSGTTDPSSPPPVIMQSPGPETKPLLPVEPTQPPVEPTQPPVTPPPATVDPTTPPTTIVESPPVITVPTVVPTSAPLPSLPPTQQVPPPATILSPPAVPSP; encoded by the coding sequence ATGGCTAGGGATGGCGAGCGCGGTCTTGGCGACCGAAAAGCGTGGCAGCGTGGATCGCACGACAGCGGTCCCTACGCCGCCGAGGATGCCGGTGACTCCGGGCCGGTGGACATCGCGGCGGTGCGCAGCGATGACGCGCTGATCGACGCGATCGCGAGCGACGGTCCGGTACGAACCGACAGTCCCGAAGAGTTCCAGCTCGCGTCGTTACTCGCGGATTGGCGGGCCGACCTACTGGCCGAGCCCATGCCCGCGGGTCCTGATCTCGACACCGTGTTCGCGGCCGTCAATCAGGAGATCGGTGCGCGGCAGGTTCGAGTCGGAGCTTCCTCGCGCGGACGTCTGCGACTGGTCCGCCCGATCTTCGGGGCAGCAGCGGCATTGTCGCTGGTGTTCGGCGGTATCACGGCCTTCGCTTACAGCGCGGCCCCCGGCGATCCGCTGTGGCGGGTCAAGGAGGTCGTGTTCAGCGAGCAGGCGCAGTCCACCGTCGTACAGTACGCCGACGAAGATCTGCTGGCCGCGCAGAACCTGCTCACCTCGGGCAATCCGGAGCAGGCGAAGGCCAGGCTGGAACAGGCTTCGGCCAACGCCGGTCAGGTCGACGACCCGGCCAAGCGTGAGGATCTGATCGCACGCTGGAACCTGCTGCGCGATCAGCTGGTCAAAATGGCACCGGAGATCGGCGCGCAACTGCCCCCGACCACCACCACCGCCCCGGTCAAGCCGAGTTCGCCCACGCAGGTCCCGCCTGCGACGAATCCGGGCACCACCGCGCCGGTGGCCCCGACCGCTCCCGGATCGGGTACGACCGATCCGTCGAGCCCGCCGCCGGTCATCATGCAGTCGCCGGGCCCGGAGACCAAGCCGCTGCTTCCGGTCGAGCCGACCCAGCCGCCCGTCGAGCCGACCCAGCCGCCGGTGACGCCGCCACCGGCGACGGTCGACCCGACCACACCACCTACCACCATCGTCGAATCACCGCCGGTCATCACTGTGCCGACGGTGGTTCCCACGTCCGCGCCGCTGCCGAGTCTGCCGCCCACGCAGCAGGTGCCCCCGCCGGCGACCATCCTGTCGCCGC
- a CDS encoding sigma-70 family RNA polymerase sigma factor, whose protein sequence is MTHMGEELDLAVAAAAQGDRTALARVLELVRPLVVRYCRARIGAAERGQLSADDVAQEVCLAVMTALPRYQDQGRPFMAFVYGIASHKVADAHRNAARNKAEAMAEVPDVISTDHGPEQRALDSETSRQMNTLLATLPEKHREILILRLVMGLSAEETAVAVGSTAGAIRVAQHRALAKLKSQVARAGEMYG, encoded by the coding sequence ATGACGCATATGGGCGAAGAGTTGGACCTCGCCGTCGCTGCGGCTGCGCAGGGCGACAGGACCGCTTTAGCTCGGGTATTGGAACTGGTCCGTCCCTTGGTGGTTCGCTACTGCAGGGCACGGATCGGAGCCGCGGAGCGCGGACAGCTCTCCGCGGACGATGTTGCGCAAGAGGTCTGTTTGGCTGTGATGACCGCCCTGCCCCGCTATCAGGATCAGGGTCGGCCCTTCATGGCCTTCGTGTACGGAATCGCTTCGCACAAGGTCGCCGACGCCCATCGCAACGCCGCCCGTAACAAGGCGGAGGCGATGGCCGAAGTACCAGATGTCATATCCACCGACCACGGGCCGGAACAGCGGGCTCTCGACTCGGAGACGAGCAGGCAGATGAACACTCTGCTGGCAACGCTCCCCGAGAAGCATCGAGAGATCCTGATCCTGCGTTTGGTCATGGGTCTGTCAGCAGAGGAAACCGCAGTCGCCGTGGGCAGCACGGCGGGGGCGATACGGGTTGCCCAGCACAGGGCACTCGCGAAACTGAAGTCACAAGTGGCGAGGGCAGGTGAAATGTATGGCTAG